In Aphanothece sacrum FPU1, a single genomic region encodes these proteins:
- the ylqF gene encoding ribosome biogenesis GTPase YlqF codes for MPIIQWYPGHIAKAERQLKEQLNRVDVVLEVIDARIPLASHHPDVPQWIGSKPRILVINRVDMISESARKDWLAWFKAQGENPYFTDAKQGKGVKAIEKAAQETGISINQRRSDRGMLSRPVRAVVIGFPNVGKSALINRLLGRKVVESARRAGVTRQLKWVRISDHIQLLDAPGVIPIKLHNQKDAIKLAICEDIGEAAYDNQQIAAALIDLLVELNYEEIFLSRYQLDPIEITGEQYIHTLGNNRYKGDKERAAMQLLNDFRKGLMGELSLEFPP; via the coding sequence ATGCCCATAATTCAATGGTATCCTGGCCATATTGCCAAAGCAGAACGACAACTCAAAGAACAATTAAACCGAGTTGATGTAGTATTAGAAGTGATTGACGCGCGTATTCCTTTAGCCTCCCATCATCCCGATGTTCCCCAATGGATAGGTAGTAAACCCCGAATTTTGGTGATTAACCGTGTAGATATGATTTCCGAGTCGGCCCGTAAAGACTGGTTAGCTTGGTTTAAAGCACAAGGCGAAAACCCCTATTTTACTGATGCTAAACAGGGAAAAGGGGTCAAAGCTATTGAAAAAGCTGCTCAAGAAACTGGAATATCCATCAACCAACGACGAAGCGATCGCGGAATGCTGTCTCGTCCGGTACGTGCTGTGGTGATAGGATTTCCTAATGTAGGAAAATCAGCCTTAATTAACCGTTTATTGGGGCGTAAAGTCGTAGAAAGTGCCAGACGAGCAGGGGTGACTCGTCAACTCAAATGGGTACGCATATCTGATCATATCCAATTATTAGATGCTCCTGGAGTAATTCCCATTAAACTTCATAATCAAAAAGATGCGATAAAATTAGCTATTTGTGAAGATATTGGGGAAGCTGCCTATGATAATCAACAAATTGCAGCCGCTTTAATTGATTTATTAGTAGAGTTAAATTATGAAGAAATTTTCTTATCTCGTTATCAACTTGATCCTATTGAAATAACAGGAGAACAATATATTCACACATTAGGAAATAATCGTTATAAAGGAGATAAAGAAAGAGCAGCTATGCAATTATTAAATGATTTTCGTAAAGGGCTAATGGGAGAACTTTCTTTAGAATTTCCACCGTAG
- a CDS encoding DUF305 domain-containing protein yields MKPVSDKTKFLALTLIALVSLTSVGLTSCATSSQKDIQTSKTTTNGSNNQQMNHESMNHGSNMSLGPNDEYYDLRFIDAMRLHHAGAIAMAKEASEKSQRPEIKSLARNIIVAQQREEKDLLQKWRQVWYPKASKEPVVYGSEIQPIIAMTKEQEKSMAMVESLGADDDKFDLRFMDGMIIHHEGAVAMAKDALNKSKRTEIKQLANEIISSQQKEIEQMKQWLKTWYKQ; encoded by the coding sequence ATGAAACCCGTATCTGACAAAACAAAATTTTTAGCATTAACATTGATCGCACTTGTCTCTTTAACAAGCGTTGGGTTAACTTCCTGTGCGACAAGTTCCCAAAAAGATATTCAAACCTCAAAAACCACAACAAATGGTAGTAATAACCAACAGATGAACCATGAAAGCATGAATCATGGTAGTAATATGAGTTTAGGGCCAAATGATGAATACTACGACTTACGGTTTATTGATGCCATGAGGCTGCATCATGCTGGAGCGATCGCCATGGCAAAAGAAGCCTCTGAAAAATCTCAACGTCCTGAAATCAAGAGTTTAGCACGTAATATTATTGTTGCTCAACAGCGAGAAGAAAAAGATTTGTTGCAAAAATGGCGGCAAGTTTGGTATCCTAAAGCCAGTAAGGAACCTGTCGTTTATGGGAGTGAGATTCAACCGATAATAGCTATGACCAAAGAACAAGAAAAAAGCATGGCTATGGTTGAATCTCTTGGTGCGGATGATGATAAGTTTGATTTACGCTTTATGGATGGCATGATTATTCATCATGAAGGGGCTGTAGCAATGGCTAAAGATGCCTTAAACAAATCTAAACGGACTGAAATTAAACAATTAGCTAATGAGATTATTAGTTCACAACAAAAAGAAATTGAACAAATGAAACAATGGCTAAAAACTTGGTATAAACAATAA
- a CDS encoding aminotransferase class V-fold PLP-dependent enzyme, which translates to MNNSLWLLNSNITFLNHGSYGATPIPVLNYQTYLREKLEQEPVDFMAQQLEPLLDEAREKLANFINIDSPNIAFIPNATFGVNTVLRSLYFKPGDEILITNHIYNACLNTVELVAKQTGAKVIIASIPFPLTSLEQIINPILDKVSSRTKITLIDHITSQTALIFPLEYLVKELSQRGVETLIDGAHAPGFLPLNLRKIGATYYTGNCHKWLCAPKGAAFLYVRPDKQSQIRPLIISHGANSTRSDRSRFLLEFDWMGTNDYTPYLCIPKAIEVMGNLFNNGWLGLWENNHLLARQGRDIICERLNICLPCPDEMIGSMASIPLPKLSVSGDKLYHDLREEFKIQIPIIPWGNEQYLVRISAQFYNNLEQYEYLIDVLSRYC; encoded by the coding sequence ATGAATAATTCTCTTTGGTTATTAAATTCTAATATTACCTTTCTTAATCATGGTTCCTATGGGGCTACTCCTATTCCTGTTTTAAATTATCAAACTTATCTTAGAGAAAAATTAGAACAAGAACCTGTTGATTTTATGGCTCAACAATTAGAACCATTATTAGATGAAGCAAGAGAAAAATTAGCCAATTTTATTAATATTGATTCCCCAAATATTGCTTTTATTCCTAATGCTACTTTTGGAGTTAATACAGTTTTACGTTCTCTTTATTTTAAACCAGGAGACGAAATTTTAATTACCAATCATATCTATAATGCTTGTCTTAATACTGTGGAATTAGTCGCCAAACAAACAGGTGCTAAAGTTATTATTGCTTCTATTCCCTTTCCTTTAACTTCATTAGAGCAAATTATAAATCCTATTTTAGATAAGGTTTCTTCTCGCACAAAAATAACATTAATTGATCATATTACTAGCCAAACAGCGTTAATTTTTCCCCTTGAATATTTAGTCAAAGAATTGAGTCAAAGAGGAGTAGAAACCTTAATAGATGGAGCGCACGCACCAGGTTTTTTACCCCTTAATCTTCGTAAAATAGGGGCAACTTATTATACCGGAAATTGTCATAAATGGTTATGTGCGCCCAAAGGAGCAGCCTTTCTCTATGTTAGACCCGATAAACAATCCCAAATACGCCCTTTAATTATTAGTCATGGGGCCAATTCTACTCGTAGCGATCGCTCTCGTTTTCTGTTAGAATTCGATTGGATGGGAACTAATGATTATACCCCTTATTTATGTATTCCTAAAGCCATAGAAGTGATGGGAAACTTATTCAATAATGGGTGGTTAGGGTTATGGGAAAATAATCATCTTTTAGCCCGTCAAGGACGAGATATAATCTGTGAAAGATTGAATATTTGTCTACCATGTCCCGATGAAATGATAGGTTCTATGGCTTCTATTCCCTTGCCAAAATTATCTGTATCAGGAGACAAATTATATCATGATTTAAGAGAAGAATTTAAGATACAAATTCCGATTATTCCTTGGGGAAACGAGCAATATTTAGTCAGAATTTCTGCTCAGTTTTATAATAATTTGGAGCAGTATGAATATTTAATCGATGTATTAAGTCGTTATTGTTAG
- the recJ gene encoding single-stranded-DNA-specific exonuclease RecJ: MKLPHQRWSIASPDLTKVNQLVQETGLSSLLAQVIINRGIDTPNLTQVYLNPESQILPSPLDEFPDLFISIDLLKNAIETGEKIAICGDYDADGMTSTALLLRALKHLGADVYYEIPSRMKDGYGINTRIVEGFAQDGVGLILTVDNGIAAYEPIERAIELGLNVIITDHHDLPEKLPPADAILNPKLLPENSPYRGLAGVGVAYILAVTTAQSLGKIQGITTPLLELFTLGTIADLAPLVGVNRRWLKRGLRQLPNSQLPGIQALMQVGGVSEEQKQLKPDDIGFRLGPRINAVGRIGDPQIAIELLTTDDLGIALDRAMQCEQINAKRKAMCEQIELEAIYLVETKPILWQKARVLVIISSQWHHGVIGIVASRLVERYGVPVFIGSYEEDVSKIRGSARGIEEFNVFEALQFCDDLLGKYGGHKAAGGFSLLANNLEIFEQRLSEFAHQSLEPEHLKPLVKIDAQADFQELTPNLYQHIDGLQPWGIGNDFPVFWTPNVKIVEQRIVGKNHLKLVLSQDNNEPLIKAVAWRCGDYFPLSQRLDLAYKLKENSWNGETNIELEIVGMRLPLSSINLKPGMFYYQGKTYTCNFVKNENELRIRNEGGKVLAIKQGQRMGLLGISRETAKQVDVTQPPYYNLIKVAMEFLGIK; this comes from the coding sequence ATGAAATTACCCCATCAACGATGGTCTATTGCTTCTCCTGATCTGACAAAAGTTAATCAATTAGTACAAGAAACTGGTTTATCTTCTCTCCTGGCTCAAGTAATTATTAACCGAGGAATTGATACTCCTAATTTAACTCAAGTTTATCTTAATCCTGAATCTCAGATTTTGCCTTCTCCTTTAGATGAATTTCCTGATTTATTTATTAGCATTGATTTATTAAAAAATGCGATTGAAACGGGAGAAAAAATTGCTATTTGTGGAGATTATGACGCGGATGGTATGACCAGTACCGCACTATTATTAAGGGCTTTAAAGCATTTAGGAGCAGATGTTTATTATGAAATTCCTAGTCGTATGAAAGACGGTTACGGAATTAATACTAGAATTGTGGAAGGATTTGCTCAAGATGGGGTAGGACTTATTTTAACAGTTGATAATGGTATTGCTGCTTATGAACCCATTGAAAGAGCAATAGAATTAGGATTAAATGTTATTATTACTGATCATCATGATCTACCAGAAAAATTACCCCCTGCTGATGCTATTTTGAATCCTAAATTATTACCAGAAAATTCTCCTTATCGGGGCTTAGCTGGGGTAGGAGTGGCTTATATTTTAGCGGTAACAACTGCTCAAAGTTTAGGAAAAATACAAGGAATTACCACACCTTTATTAGAACTTTTTACTCTAGGAACAATTGCCGATTTAGCCCCGTTAGTAGGGGTTAATCGTCGTTGGTTAAAACGAGGTTTGCGTCAATTGCCTAATTCTCAATTACCTGGAATTCAAGCATTAATGCAGGTAGGGGGAGTTAGTGAAGAACAAAAACAATTAAAACCTGATGATATTGGATTTAGATTAGGGCCAAGAATTAATGCAGTGGGGCGTATTGGTGATCCTCAAATTGCCATTGAATTATTAACAACTGATGATTTAGGTATTGCATTAGACAGGGCCATGCAATGTGAACAAATTAATGCTAAACGTAAAGCCATGTGTGAACAAATTGAATTAGAAGCCATTTATTTAGTTGAAACTAAGCCTATTCTTTGGCAAAAAGCTAGAGTTTTAGTGATTATTAGCTCTCAATGGCATCATGGGGTTATTGGTATTGTAGCTTCTCGTTTAGTAGAACGTTATGGGGTTCCTGTGTTTATTGGAAGCTACGAAGAAGATGTTAGTAAAATTAGAGGTTCTGCGCGAGGAATTGAAGAATTTAATGTGTTTGAAGCGTTACAATTTTGTGATGATTTATTAGGCAAATATGGGGGACATAAAGCAGCGGGTGGGTTTAGTTTATTAGCTAATAATTTAGAGATATTTGAGCAAAGATTAAGTGAATTTGCTCATCAATCTTTAGAACCTGAACATCTTAAACCTTTAGTTAAAATTGATGCTCAGGCAGATTTTCAAGAATTAACACCCAATCTTTATCAACATATTGACGGGTTACAACCTTGGGGAATAGGTAATGATTTTCCTGTTTTTTGGACACCTAATGTTAAAATTGTAGAACAAAGAATTGTCGGCAAAAATCACCTAAAGTTAGTGCTTTCTCAAGATAATAATGAACCGTTAATAAAGGCTGTTGCTTGGCGTTGTGGTGACTATTTTCCTTTATCTCAACGACTTGATTTAGCTTATAAACTGAAAGAAAATAGTTGGAATGGGGAGACAAATATAGAATTAGAGATTGTGGGGATGCGTTTACCTTTGTCTTCCATCAATCTTAAACCAGGAATGTTTTACTATCAAGGAAAAACTTACACTTGTAACTTTGTTAAAAATGAAAATGAATTAAGAATTAGAAATGAAGGAGGGAAAGTATTAGCCATTAAACAAGGGCAACGAATGGGATTATTAGGAATAAGTCGAGAAACCGCCAAACAAGTTGATGTTACTCAACCTCCCTATTATAATTTAATTAAAGTAGCAATGGAATTTTTAGGGATTAAATAA
- the fbp gene encoding class 1 fructose-bisphosphatase, whose amino-acid sequence MTIIIPEHSLDRDCTTLSRHILQQLQSFSPEAQDLSAIMTRIALAGKLIARRLSRAGLMADVLGFTGETNVQGESVKKMDIFANDVFISVFKQSGLVCRLASEEMEKPYYIPENCPIGRYTLLYDPIDGSSNVDINMNVGSIFAIRQQTGEDLDGEGTDLLTNGREQLAAGYILYGPSTILVYSIGHGVHSFLLDPSLGEFILAQENIKIPDHGPVYSTNEGNFWQWDEAIRDYTRYVHRHEGYTARYSGALVGDMHRILMQGGVFLYPGTVKKPEGKLRLIYETAPLAFLVEQAGGKASDGTIDILDIVPNKLHARSPLIIGSKEDVNLVESFITDHKRRASQSK is encoded by the coding sequence ATGACCATCATCATTCCAGAACATAGTCTTGATCGGGACTGTACCACTCTTTCTCGACACATTTTACAACAACTTCAAAGCTTTTCCCCTGAAGCACAGGATCTCAGTGCCATTATGACTCGAATTGCCTTAGCAGGCAAATTAATCGCCCGTCGTCTCAGTCGGGCCGGGTTAATGGCAGATGTATTAGGATTTACCGGGGAAACTAATGTGCAAGGGGAATCTGTCAAAAAGATGGATATCTTTGCTAATGATGTATTTATCTCTGTTTTTAAGCAAAGTGGGTTAGTTTGTCGTCTTGCTTCTGAGGAGATGGAGAAACCATATTATATCCCTGAAAATTGTCCTATTGGTCGTTATACTTTGCTCTATGATCCTATTGATGGATCATCCAATGTTGATATTAATATGAATGTTGGCTCAATCTTCGCAATTCGTCAACAAACAGGAGAAGATTTAGATGGAGAAGGCACAGATTTATTAACAAATGGACGAGAACAACTTGCGGCTGGTTATATTTTATATGGCCCCTCTACTATTTTAGTTTATTCTATTGGTCATGGGGTTCATTCTTTTTTACTTGATCCAAGTTTAGGGGAATTTATTCTCGCCCAAGAAAATATTAAAATTCCTGATCATGGGCCAGTTTATAGTACCAATGAAGGTAATTTTTGGCAGTGGGATGAAGCTATTCGAGATTACACTCGTTATGTCCATCGTCATGAAGGTTATACTGCCCGTTATAGTGGTGCTTTAGTGGGAGATATGCACCGAATTTTAATGCAGGGAGGTGTATTTCTTTACCCAGGAACGGTTAAAAAACCTGAAGGAAAATTACGTCTTATTTATGAAACTGCACCCCTAGCTTTCTTAGTCGAACAAGCAGGAGGAAAAGCAAGTGATGGGACTATTGATATCTTAGATATTGTCCCGAATAAGCTTCATGCGAGAAGTCCTTTAATTATTGGTTCTAAAGAAGATGTGAATCTTGTAGAATCTTTTATTACTGATCATAAACGTCGGGCTAGTCAAAGTAAATAA